One window of Amaranthus tricolor cultivar Red isolate AtriRed21 chromosome 11, ASM2621246v1, whole genome shotgun sequence genomic DNA carries:
- the LOC130827172 gene encoding SKP1-interacting partner 15-like translates to MDSPPIYLLPQDTLHMIFIKLPLRQIILCRSISKTFQNLLTSSSFLQLFNSHHPTLSLIALRPPHHRTRHRHVPTLPLSLLHAFDPFSNRWLKFDLTFLPFTSLSPVTSSFGKIYLWGNSPELTTRSLIECNPLTRTFRVLPKLGSAWSKHGSVLSGSGGRVLVLTELATLYWSESHNENNNWLKFSSNLPSKPRSPILIGTSLYALCDVESPWRTLWKLFACKLPDSKTKSLGWSRVEKNEWGDVFDLLKKPRLVKGIGNKILMVGGLKSSFSLNASCSTILILRLDLESLEWDEAGRMPLEMYKCFQDSSKFKVFGGGDKVCFSGKRVGKLALWDENVKGDGSCGGCQWRWVEGGTGFGDGLLRGFAFDACLGAMASL, encoded by the coding sequence ATGGATTCTCCACCAATCTACCTCCTCCCACAAGATACCCTCCACATGATTTTCATCAAACTCCCACTTCGTCAAATCATTCTTTGCAGATCAATCTCTAAAACCTTCCAGAACCTTCTTACTTCCTCTTCTTTCCTCCAACTCTTCAATTCCCACCATCCTACTCTCTCTCTCATTGCTCTTCGCCCACCTCACCACCGCACGCGCCACCGTCACGTCCCTACTCTCCCTTTATCTCTTCTCCACGCCTTTGATCCTTTTTCCAATCGATGGCTCAAATTCGACCTCACTTTCCTCCCTTTCACTTCTCTTTCTCCTGTTACTTCCTCATTCGGTAAGATCTACCTCTGGGGTAACTCACCTGAACTCACAACTCGCTCACTCATTGAATGTAACCCGTTAACTCGAACCTTCCGAGTTCTTCCCAAGCTTGGGTCCGCTTGGTCTAAACATGGGTCTGTTTTATCCGGGTCGGGTGGTCGTGTTCTTGTCCTTACCGAACTTGCTACCCTGTATTGGTCCGAATCGCATAATGAAAACAATAATTGGCTAAAATTTTCTTCCAATCTACCGTCGAAACCACGGAGTCCGATTCTAATTGGGACGTCATTGTATGCTTTATGTGATGTAGAATCACCATGGAGGACTTTATGGAAGTTATTTGCGTGTAAATTGCCGGATTCTAAAACAAAATCATTGGGGTGGAGTAGAGTAGAAAAGAATGAATGGGGGGATGTTTTTGATTTATTGAAAAAACCCAGACTAGTAAAAGGAATTGGGAATAAGATATTGATGGTAGGAGGGCTAAAATCCTCGTTTTCATTGAATGCTTCGTGTTCGACTATATTGATATTGAGGTTAGATTTGGAGAGTTTGGAATGGGATGAAGCAGGGAGAATGCCATTAGAAATGTATAAATGTTTTCAAGATTCTTCAAAGTTTAAGGTATTTGGAGGTGGTGATAAGGTTTGTTTTAGTGGTAAGAGGGTTGGGAAGTTGGCATTGTGGGATGAGAATGTTAAAGGGGATGGAAGCTGTGGTGGTTGTCAATGGCGGTGGGTTGAAGGGGGGACTGGTTTTGGAGATGGGCTATTGCGTGGCTTTGCCTTTGATGCTTGCCTTGGTGCCATGGCTTCATTATAG